The following proteins are encoded in a genomic region of Sneathiella marina:
- a CDS encoding RT0821/Lpp0805 family surface protein, with amino-acid sequence MDSSLVIRGIFRISKVKIVAAAAAIFLFVGIAPAFADPPPWAPAWGYYGKQKGKGKHKYKGKNRQYAVPPAVPFGIGRGDCNRELLGSVLGATIGGVAGSQVGKGSGQLVGVAGGTIIGYLIGGAIGRTMDEIDQNCIGQILEHGEDGQDIVWNNPRNGTVYEVSPSRTYQQSNGEYCREYTAQSDINGQIQTTYGIACRQEDGSWKIKN; translated from the coding sequence ATGGATAGTAGTCTGGTGATACGTGGAATATTTCGGATTTCAAAAGTGAAGATTGTTGCGGCGGCTGCGGCGATATTTTTATTTGTTGGAATAGCACCGGCATTTGCCGATCCGCCGCCATGGGCCCCTGCCTGGGGATATTACGGAAAGCAAAAAGGCAAGGGCAAACACAAATACAAGGGAAAGAACCGGCAATATGCCGTCCCTCCCGCCGTCCCGTTTGGAATAGGCAGAGGGGATTGCAACAGGGAGCTTCTGGGAAGCGTGTTAGGCGCAACAATCGGTGGCGTTGCCGGATCTCAAGTTGGAAAGGGGAGCGGTCAGCTTGTCGGCGTCGCCGGGGGGACGATAATCGGGTATTTGATTGGCGGGGCCATTGGTCGAACCATGGATGAAATTGACCAGAACTGTATTGGACAAATTCTTGAGCATGGAGAGGACGGTCAGGATATTGTCTGGAACAATCCGCGAAACGGGACGGTATACGAGGTGAGCCCGAGTAGAACCTATCAGCAAAGCAACGGTGAATATTGCCGGGAATATACGGCGCAATCTGATATCAACGGGCAAATTCAAACTACATACGGTATAGCCTGCCGTCAGGAAGACGGGAGCTGGAAAATCAAGAACTGA
- a CDS encoding enoyl-CoA hydratase-related protein: MSYDYISVTTDAHVTRITLDRPEVMNAINKPMHAEMQSALDGFAADAAQYICVITGRGERAFCAGSDLKAIAQSDGLKRHVYPKNGYAGLIERYDLDKPVIAAVNGVALGGGFEIALACDIIIATDTARFGLPEPLVGAVAIGGGMHRLARQIGLKKAMGLILSAESIDADKGERLGFVNEVVSPKDLEEAIERWCSSILRSAPLAIRASKETVMRGLDETSLEAAMDGQANYPAFATWRNAEDTLEGPKAFAEKRKPNWKGR; this comes from the coding sequence ATGAGCTATGACTATATTTCTGTGACAACGGACGCGCATGTGACCCGGATAACCCTCGATAGACCGGAGGTCATGAACGCAATCAACAAGCCCATGCATGCTGAAATGCAATCTGCATTGGACGGCTTTGCGGCGGATGCGGCACAATATATTTGTGTGATCACGGGCCGGGGCGAGCGTGCATTTTGCGCCGGCAGTGATTTAAAAGCCATCGCACAAAGCGACGGCCTTAAACGACATGTTTACCCGAAGAACGGTTACGCCGGATTGATTGAACGCTACGACCTGGACAAACCGGTTATCGCGGCGGTGAACGGGGTGGCCCTGGGCGGCGGATTTGAGATTGCGCTGGCGTGTGACATCATTATTGCAACTGACACTGCCAGGTTCGGATTACCCGAACCGCTGGTTGGCGCGGTCGCAATTGGGGGCGGAATGCATCGGCTGGCCCGCCAAATTGGCCTCAAAAAGGCCATGGGATTGATCTTGAGCGCCGAGAGTATCGACGCGGATAAAGGCGAAAGGCTGGGATTCGTAAATGAGGTTGTCTCGCCAAAAGATCTGGAGGAGGCCATTGAGCGTTGGTGCAGCTCCATTCTTCGGTCTGCACCGCTTGCCATTCGGGCCTCGAAGGAAACCGTGATGCGCGGGCTGGATGAGACCAGCCTGGAAGCCGCGATGGACGGGCAGGCAAATTACCCGGCCTTTGCGACCTGGCGCAATGCTGAGGATACTTTGGAAGGACCCAAAGCCTTTGCCGAAAAACGCAAACCCAACTGGAAGGGACGATAG
- a CDS encoding lipocalin-like domain-containing protein: protein MMTVDELIGSWTLISWTSVKNGKPDGYPMGEDAKGQIIYAADGRMSGFLMRADFENAPHGASATADTSLAYGGTYHLEGDRVSHDVVVSTIAHWIGHPLVRTMAKQGKDLLLKTKPETTKSGNIYEHHLLWRRVST, encoded by the coding sequence ATGATGACCGTTGACGAGTTAATAGGGAGCTGGACACTGATAAGCTGGACGTCTGTCAAAAACGGAAAACCTGACGGATACCCCATGGGAGAGGATGCCAAGGGCCAGATTATTTACGCCGCAGATGGTCGAATGTCCGGATTTCTGATGCGGGCGGATTTTGAGAACGCCCCCCATGGCGCCTCTGCGACCGCGGATACCAGCCTTGCATATGGCGGCACCTACCATCTGGAGGGAGATCGTGTCAGCCATGATGTTGTTGTCTCGACCATTGCCCACTGGATTGGCCATCCGCTCGTCAGAACCATGGCAAAACAGGGAAAGGACCTGCTCCTCAAGACCAAGCCGGAAACGACGAAGTCTGGAAATATCTACGAACATCATCTGCTTTGGCGGCGCGTCAGCACCTGA
- a CDS encoding GDSL-type esterase/lipase family protein → MKRICFVGASTTEGMGDETGQGWPGRLSAPHRDLIVPYNLGVASQLLGEIRQRAAAECAARISDPDEGGIVFCCGMNDLARHQGISRTPIRRVIQTFETLLNDLKPIAPLIAIGPFPVYMPSMPYHSNLTGFDLDFRNEDIEEADTVYKGLCKKNAVPYLSVFPDLMESDLYGQSLKEGDGLHPGGDGYQLLAEKISHWSAWKTFIS, encoded by the coding sequence ATGAAACGAATATGTTTTGTCGGTGCCTCGACAACAGAAGGAATGGGTGATGAGACGGGACAAGGATGGCCCGGTCGCTTAAGCGCGCCACATCGGGACCTTATCGTTCCGTATAACCTGGGTGTCGCCAGTCAGTTGCTGGGAGAAATTCGCCAACGCGCGGCGGCAGAATGCGCAGCCCGCATTAGTGATCCGGATGAGGGCGGAATTGTTTTTTGCTGTGGGATGAATGATCTTGCGCGGCATCAAGGGATTTCCCGAACGCCAATCCGACGCGTTATCCAGACTTTCGAGACGTTATTAAATGATCTGAAGCCGATCGCACCGCTGATTGCCATCGGGCCTTTCCCCGTCTATATGCCGAGTATGCCGTATCATTCGAATTTAACCGGTTTTGACCTGGATTTTCGAAATGAAGATATCGAAGAAGCGGACACCGTTTACAAAGGCCTTTGCAAAAAAAATGCGGTACCCTACTTATCTGTATTTCCCGATCTCATGGAAAGCGATCTTTATGGCCAGTCTTTGAAGGAGGGGGATGGATTGCATCCGGGCGGCGACGGATACCAATTGCTGGCTGAAAAAATCTCACATTGGTCCGCTTGGAAGACTTTCATCAGCTAA
- a CDS encoding VOC family protein: MFAIKHIDHLVLRVMDIQLMMDFYMETLGCTLEKTNEQAGLYQLRAGNSLIDLVPVDGKIGRMGGAAPGSEGRNLDHFCLSIEPFEADDLKSYLSEKGIDPGEVQQRYGAEGTGPSLYLTDPEGNVVELKGPATASRA; this comes from the coding sequence ATGTTTGCAATAAAGCACATAGATCATCTGGTATTGCGGGTCATGGATATTCAACTGATGATGGATTTCTATATGGAAACCTTGGGCTGCACCCTGGAAAAAACCAACGAGCAAGCCGGACTCTATCAATTGCGGGCCGGCAATAGCCTCATTGATCTTGTCCCGGTTGACGGAAAAATAGGCAGGATGGGCGGCGCAGCGCCTGGCAGTGAGGGCCGTAATTTGGACCATTTTTGCCTGTCTATTGAGCCTTTTGAAGCCGATGATCTCAAATCTTATTTAAGTGAGAAGGGAATTGACCCGGGGGAAGTCCAGCAAAGATATGGCGCAGAGGGCACTGGCCCGTCCCTTTACCTGACCGATCCGGAGGGAAATGTCGTTGAACTTAAAGGACCGGCGACGGCATCCCGTGCCTGA
- a CDS encoding LysE family translocator, with amino-acid sequence MDPVVVLLSIFGIFLPALMLPGPDFVAVVRSSIKGGTRAGLMTTLGVSLGLLTYAGLSLVGLSAILVQYEWLAWSIRILGAGYLIYLGVRLLFAKPARIDISQGRRGSTSNPFIFGFLVTLTNPKAIVIFSSVFATAVTAQTPSWLLMVIITLVFASALVWYSIVSLFMSSRPVMERFAKTSHWIERAAGICFVGIGGKLLADARNPLSP; translated from the coding sequence ATGGACCCTGTTGTTGTCTTATTGAGTATCTTCGGAATTTTCCTCCCGGCCCTGATGCTGCCCGGCCCGGATTTCGTCGCCGTTGTCCGATCTTCAATCAAGGGGGGGACGCGCGCGGGTTTGATGACAACCCTGGGCGTATCCTTGGGCCTGCTGACTTACGCCGGGTTAAGCCTTGTCGGGTTGTCGGCCATCCTGGTCCAGTATGAATGGCTTGCCTGGTCCATTCGCATTCTGGGCGCGGGCTACCTGATTTATCTGGGTGTGCGCCTGCTTTTTGCAAAACCAGCGCGGATTGATATTTCACAAGGGAGGCGCGGTTCAACGTCAAACCCATTTATCTTCGGATTTCTCGTCACCCTCACCAACCCCAAAGCCATTGTTATCTTCAGCAGTGTCTTCGCGACGGCCGTAACCGCACAAACACCCTCCTGGCTATTGATGGTGATCATCACCCTGGTCTTTGCCTCTGCGCTTGTGTGGTACAGCATCGTCAGCTTGTTCATGTCGTCAAGGCCGGTTATGGAGCGCTTCGCCAAAACCAGCCACTGGATCGAGCGGGCGGCCGGGATCTGTTTTGTGGGAATTGGTGGAAAGCTCCTGGCCGACGCCCGAAACCCGCTTTCCCCCTAG
- a CDS encoding YybH family protein, whose amino-acid sequence MTTSTLQSRAELSDLVDRFVDAFNRQNMEDVMSFFSEQAVYKDATGKSHEGKAAISKAFEPVLDGTLGKISFNGDDRFIDDATGKVMDSWTLHMFRGEGADKERSMIGLDLLHFENGKLVRKITYKRG is encoded by the coding sequence ATGACCACCTCAACATTACAAAGCCGTGCAGAATTGTCTGATCTGGTTGACCGCTTCGTCGATGCTTTCAATCGTCAAAATATGGAAGATGTCATGAGTTTTTTCTCCGAGCAGGCCGTGTATAAAGATGCGACGGGAAAGTCACATGAGGGAAAAGCGGCAATTTCCAAAGCGTTTGAGCCAGTGCTTGACGGAACCCTCGGTAAAATCAGTTTCAACGGCGACGATCGCTTTATCGATGACGCAACGGGTAAGGTAATGGATAGCTGGACGTTGCACATGTTTCGCGGAGAAGGTGCCGACAAGGAACGCAGCATGATCGGCCTTGATCTTCTGCATTTCGAGAACGGGAAACTGGTTCGTAAAATAACTTACAAGCGCGGATAA
- a CDS encoding alpha/beta hydrolase, translating into MRYDNLNREEIEALNVQYLPSRTVENMNDYIETAGARSALVRRTQPGHLDVLYGDSEKQMVDIFPADRPNAPVFIFIHGGYWRGGDKSFYSEIAPIFNEAGATVVLPNYDLCPAVTIQTIVRQMQLALKWVYENISRYNGDPDRLFLSGHSAGGHLTGMMMATDWARQFGLPANLLKGASPLSGLFDIMPHRYTDLQEDIRLTEQEALDNSPQNLALYCACPVICAVGGGEPASFLRQSQEFSEKCRDAGLAVEYLALDSDNHFDISDRLHDANDPLVGAILRQMGLNRATT; encoded by the coding sequence ATGAGGTATGACAATCTCAACAGGGAAGAAATAGAAGCCTTAAACGTGCAATATCTGCCGAGCCGCACGGTAGAGAACATGAACGACTATATAGAAACTGCGGGAGCCCGGAGTGCCCTGGTCAGGCGTACTCAACCCGGCCATTTAGATGTCCTATATGGCGACTCTGAAAAACAAATGGTTGATATTTTTCCGGCGGACAGACCAAATGCGCCGGTTTTTATCTTCATCCATGGTGGATACTGGCGCGGCGGTGACAAGTCTTTTTATAGTGAAATTGCGCCAATTTTCAATGAGGCAGGCGCAACGGTTGTCCTTCCCAATTATGATTTATGTCCTGCGGTCACTATTCAAACCATTGTTCGTCAAATGCAACTGGCCCTCAAATGGGTCTATGAAAATATATCCCGGTATAATGGTGACCCCGACCGTTTGTTCTTATCCGGTCATTCTGCGGGAGGTCATTTGACCGGCATGATGATGGCCACAGACTGGGCCCGGCAATTTGGGTTGCCGGCTAATTTGTTGAAGGGTGCCTCCCCGTTAAGTGGTTTATTCGATATCATGCCCCATAGATATACGGATCTGCAGGAAGACATCCGGCTGACAGAACAGGAAGCTTTGGACAATAGTCCGCAAAATCTGGCGCTTTATTGCGCCTGCCCGGTTATCTGCGCCGTTGGTGGCGGAGAACCAGCCTCATTTCTGCGCCAATCGCAGGAGTTCTCGGAAAAATGCCGGGATGCCGGGCTCGCAGTTGAATATCTCGCGCTGGATAGCGATAATCATTTCGATATTTCAGATAGATTGCATGACGCAAATGATCCATTGGTTGGCGCCATATTACGACAAATGGGGCTGAACAGAGCAACTACATAA
- a CDS encoding TAXI family TRAP transporter solute-binding subunit, giving the protein MRLKSLLGAGILLAATSMMTGVLAAETMIFRIGTGGISGTYYPVGQAIATMISNPLAKSDCGTLPCGVSGLLAVGQASNGSVANIAGIRSGQIESGFSQSDIAHWARTGTGFYIGDSPDQKIMAIASLYTETIHLAVRQDSGIKSIYDLAGKRVSLDDPGSGTLVDARIILKAYGISETDMDVQYVKASEAIKKMKADKLDAFFVIAGFPSKAISDLSNDIQISLINIDGAAASRITRENEFFSEQTIPAGTYRNVSQVKTLGVGALWIVNKNVDAERAYKITRKFWESLPDFKKSGGHPKLSKISLETAFQSMSVPLHPGAKKYYEENGLLNEKMLRN; this is encoded by the coding sequence ATGCGTTTAAAATCACTCCTCGGTGCGGGAATCCTTCTTGCAGCAACATCTATGATGACGGGGGTTTTGGCAGCTGAAACCATGATATTCAGGATCGGCACCGGCGGCATCAGCGGCACATATTATCCGGTTGGCCAGGCAATTGCGACGATGATTTCCAACCCTCTTGCAAAATCTGATTGCGGCACACTCCCTTGCGGCGTATCCGGATTACTCGCCGTCGGGCAGGCATCCAATGGATCTGTTGCAAATATTGCCGGTATTCGTTCCGGACAGATAGAAAGCGGCTTCTCCCAATCCGACATTGCCCATTGGGCGCGAACGGGCACCGGCTTCTACATTGGTGACAGTCCGGACCAGAAAATTATGGCGATCGCGAGCCTTTATACGGAAACTATTCACCTGGCGGTCCGTCAGGATTCTGGAATCAAATCAATTTATGATTTGGCCGGTAAGCGGGTTTCCCTTGATGACCCCGGGTCCGGCACCCTTGTCGACGCACGGATTATTCTGAAGGCTTACGGGATTTCCGAAACGGACATGGATGTACAATATGTGAAGGCATCGGAAGCCATAAAAAAAATGAAGGCCGATAAGCTGGACGCTTTTTTCGTCATCGCAGGATTTCCCTCTAAAGCGATTTCCGATTTAAGCAACGACATTCAGATTTCCCTGATAAATATTGACGGGGCGGCAGCGTCGAGAATTACGCGGGAAAATGAGTTCTTCTCTGAGCAAACCATTCCTGCCGGAACCTATCGGAATGTAAGCCAGGTCAAGACACTGGGTGTCGGGGCCTTATGGATCGTAAATAAAAATGTCGATGCGGAACGGGCGTATAAAATCACCCGTAAATTCTGGGAAAGCCTGCCTGATTTTAAAAAGTCGGGAGGCCATCCCAAACTGTCAAAGATTTCTCTTGAAACGGCCTTCCAGTCAATGAGTGTGCCTTTGCATCCCGGCGCAAAAAAATATTATGAGGAAAACGGGTTGCTGAACGAAAAGATGTTGCGAAATTGA
- a CDS encoding PAS domain-containing sensor histidine kinase, which yields MIRNWLMKLNDKIESKNIPEWNNAYVAGIFCLSLFVIATITYVQVTLSKIEESVPLQIVAQEQAVDEIIDQFAVANNALVLAQLAEGVKRRGYIDLAREKIQQVHEALEKERILFSFDNLIGTAAIYAVIQPATYDVQNWLAQGISGLPPEASIVLEAASVRSRTAIDEAEKLQKQTSEMASSLLAAQAERINAFRGIMILVLFLLAGLAAVLTYYIYNRWLASRELERSELKHRRIYENATEGIFQVHLNGTFIDTNPAMATMLGYGSSHEMVEEVKSFVTEIYLDTEVAEKHLMLLTKGQYLIDEIYQWRRRDGTLIWGALNAHAVYDKKGTLMHVEGTLTDMNARVRAELNLRKAKELAELANRAKSEFLANMSHELRTPLNAVIGFSEILQSEAFGPLGHANYKDYSNDIHAAGKHLLDVINDVLDVAKIEAGQLTLTESNMELSATVASCIRMLSVRAFNAGIKLTSDIPGDLPGFLGDETRIKQILVNIASNAIKFTDKGGSVTVTAQMRDDGGISLRVTDTGIGIAKKDIPRVLDRFGQVQTTYARNNEGTGLGLTLVQMLVEVHGGEFTLTSEVEVGTVCSIHFPSDRTVKMAAAV from the coding sequence ATGATCAGAAATTGGCTGATGAAGCTCAACGATAAAATAGAATCAAAAAACATTCCTGAATGGAACAACGCCTATGTTGCAGGTATTTTTTGCCTGTCATTATTTGTGATTGCGACAATTACTTATGTGCAGGTTACGTTGTCAAAAATCGAGGAATCCGTGCCTTTGCAGATTGTTGCCCAGGAGCAAGCCGTTGACGAAATAATTGACCAGTTCGCGGTTGCCAACAACGCACTTGTCCTTGCCCAGCTTGCAGAAGGGGTGAAGCGCAGAGGGTATATTGACCTCGCGCGGGAAAAGATCCAGCAAGTTCACGAGGCATTGGAAAAAGAACGTATCCTGTTCAGCTTTGATAACCTTATCGGTACAGCAGCAATTTATGCTGTTATTCAGCCGGCGACCTATGATGTCCAGAATTGGCTTGCGCAGGGGATCAGTGGGTTACCGCCCGAAGCCTCCATCGTGCTTGAAGCGGCTTCCGTTCGATCGCGAACAGCCATTGATGAAGCTGAAAAATTACAAAAACAGACATCGGAAATGGCCTCAAGTCTTTTGGCGGCCCAGGCGGAACGGATCAACGCGTTTCGAGGCATCATGATCCTCGTTTTATTTTTGCTGGCAGGGCTCGCGGCTGTGCTGACTTACTATATCTACAACAGATGGCTGGCCAGCCGTGAACTGGAAAGAAGCGAGCTCAAGCATCGACGTATATATGAAAATGCGACTGAAGGAATTTTTCAAGTTCATCTCAACGGTACTTTTATCGATACCAATCCTGCTATGGCTACCATGCTCGGATATGGGTCGTCGCATGAAATGGTGGAAGAGGTTAAATCCTTTGTCACTGAAATTTACCTGGATACAGAGGTTGCCGAAAAGCATTTGATGCTGTTGACCAAGGGTCAGTATCTTATCGACGAAATCTATCAGTGGCGACGCCGGGACGGGACGCTCATTTGGGGGGCACTCAATGCGCATGCAGTCTATGATAAAAAAGGCACATTGATGCATGTTGAGGGAACCCTGACAGATATGAATGCCCGGGTGCGCGCAGAATTGAATTTGCGTAAAGCCAAGGAACTGGCGGAGTTGGCCAACCGCGCCAAGTCTGAATTCCTGGCAAATATGAGCCATGAACTTCGAACCCCGCTGAACGCTGTTATCGGGTTCTCGGAAATCCTTCAATCAGAGGCCTTCGGACCTTTGGGCCATGCAAATTACAAGGATTACTCCAATGATATTCATGCGGCCGGAAAGCATTTGCTGGATGTGATCAACGATGTCCTTGATGTGGCCAAGATTGAGGCCGGTCAGCTTACTCTGACGGAAAGCAATATGGAGCTGTCGGCGACGGTTGCCTCCTGTATCCGTATGTTGTCGGTGCGGGCATTCAATGCCGGTATCAAACTAACCTCCGATATACCCGGCGATTTACCGGGCTTTCTGGGGGACGAAACCCGAATCAAACAGATACTTGTCAATATTGCGTCGAACGCGATCAAATTTACGGACAAGGGTGGATCGGTCACGGTTACCGCCCAGATGCGGGATGATGGCGGCATATCCCTGCGTGTCACGGATACGGGAATTGGCATAGCAAAGAAAGATATCCCGCGTGTTCTTGACCGGTTCGGACAGGTTCAAACCACCTATGCCCGTAACAACGAGGGGACGGGCCTTGGGCTGACGCTGGTCCAGATGCTGGTCGAAGTGCATGGCGGTGAGTTTACTCTAACAAGCGAGGTGGAAGTCGGCACAGTATGCTCTATTCATTTCCCATCTGATCGCACTGTGAAAATGGCCGCAGCTGTCTAG
- a CDS encoding LysE family translocator encodes MEFGKIALIAMFAISMVGSPGPVNMALMASGASFGYRRSLPFLVGSISGFLLVCLAVALGLGSLFVTFPTLQVVFLFVSVLYIIYLAFKVATASPEIDDRSSNPGYLAGVILHPLNPKAWVTIIAAYSQFVSPTTSYVGQVITIMLIFAAVSFPLNSIWCYGGNVLRRLVKSTKALRVINIALAILMVVAVTLALLQADILEEYWRANT; translated from the coding sequence ATGGAATTCGGAAAAATTGCTCTCATTGCCATGTTCGCGATCTCCATGGTCGGCTCGCCGGGTCCGGTCAATATGGCGTTGATGGCCTCCGGCGCGAGTTTTGGCTATCGTCGATCCTTGCCGTTTCTTGTTGGCAGCATTTCCGGATTTCTGCTGGTCTGCCTGGCCGTCGCGCTCGGGCTGGGGTCGCTCTTCGTAACCTTCCCGACCCTGCAGGTTGTCTTTTTGTTTGTGTCTGTTCTGTACATCATCTATCTGGCCTTCAAGGTTGCAACCGCGAGCCCTGAAATCGATGACAGGTCCAGTAATCCCGGGTATTTGGCCGGTGTTATCCTGCATCCTCTCAACCCGAAAGCCTGGGTCACCATAATTGCGGCCTATTCACAATTCGTCTCACCGACCACCAGTTATGTTGGACAGGTGATAACAATCATGCTGATTTTTGCGGCCGTCAGTTTCCCGCTGAATTCCATTTGGTGTTACGGAGGGAATGTCCTGCGGCGGCTGGTTAAATCCACAAAAGCGCTGCGTGTCATTAATATAGCATTGGCAATTCTGATGGTTGTCGCCGTGACCCTCGCCCTGTTGCAAGCTGACATACTGGAGGAATACTGGCGCGCAAATACCTAG
- a CDS encoding PLP-dependent aminotransferase family protein — MRKFEEITERIIGMIQQGELKAGERLPSHRDLAYDYNCSVGTASRAYGELERRGYTYGKVGQGTFIYGTEADDAAIGRGAFFPKDSWVSGESQLVNLSQNNYYHKDTDARMRDAFLQLSTENKPSRYLEYFDSRGRPQDRGVAANWISEQIEQVDPENIIITQGAQPGLYVAMAALANPGDMVATEAFGYPGIRAAAHELDLRLAPVAMDQDGLIPEEFEAICRRSSVKLLVTMPTGHNPTGTTQPLERRQKILEIARTHNVLIVEDAVYAPLQGASPPAYIDLDPDRALYLTSLSKVFSPGLRVGYMVAPTNLVPRLATKLTAISWMTSAITLDMANFFLQRGIVDIQAENLIEICHHRELQAMEILYPWIKHLGGGEYSSLAHLWIELPPEQNMTEFVAAARREHIVIIAGDSFAMSKSVPVNHIRVCLMSEPDDKRLERALTRLAALLAQPTSPVMVT, encoded by the coding sequence ATGCGTAAATTTGAAGAAATCACCGAAAGAATTATCGGTATGATACAGCAGGGTGAACTGAAGGCGGGTGAAAGACTGCCCAGCCATCGCGACCTGGCCTATGATTATAACTGCAGTGTCGGTACCGCCAGCCGTGCCTACGGAGAATTGGAGCGGCGCGGATATACCTACGGCAAAGTCGGGCAGGGCACATTTATCTATGGTACCGAAGCGGATGATGCCGCCATAGGCCGCGGGGCATTTTTCCCCAAGGATAGTTGGGTGAGCGGGGAAAGCCAACTGGTGAACCTGTCCCAGAATAACTATTACCATAAGGATACGGATGCCCGTATGCGCGATGCCTTTCTACAGCTGTCGACGGAAAACAAGCCGAGCCGGTACCTGGAATATTTCGATAGCCGGGGGCGCCCGCAGGATCGCGGCGTCGCGGCAAACTGGATTTCGGAGCAGATAGAACAGGTTGACCCGGAAAATATTATTATCACCCAGGGCGCCCAGCCCGGCCTGTATGTTGCCATGGCTGCGCTGGCCAATCCGGGAGATATGGTGGCGACCGAGGCGTTCGGCTATCCGGGGATAAGGGCCGCAGCCCATGAACTTGATTTGCGGCTGGCCCCCGTGGCCATGGATCAGGATGGTCTTATCCCGGAAGAGTTTGAGGCCATATGCCGGCGCAGCTCGGTCAAGCTGCTGGTGACCATGCCGACCGGGCATAATCCGACCGGGACAACACAACCCCTTGAACGCCGGCAGAAAATCCTTGAAATTGCCCGCACCCATAATGTTCTGATTGTTGAGGACGCGGTTTATGCGCCGCTTCAGGGGGCGTCGCCGCCGGCCTATATAGACCTTGATCCGGACCGGGCGCTATATCTCACCAGCTTGTCCAAGGTTTTCAGCCCCGGATTGCGGGTTGGATATATGGTCGCGCCAACCAATCTTGTGCCGCGCCTGGCAACGAAGTTGACGGCGATTAGCTGGATGACGTCCGCCATCACCTTGGATATGGCCAATTTTTTCCTGCAAAGAGGCATTGTCGATATCCAGGCGGAGAATTTGATCGAGATTTGCCATCACCGGGAACTGCAGGCCATGGAAATACTGTATCCATGGATCAAGCATTTGGGGGGCGGGGAGTATTCGTCGCTGGCGCATTTATGGATTGAGTTGCCGCCTGAGCAAAATATGACGGAATTTGTTGCCGCCGCCCGGCGCGAACATATCGTTATCATTGCAGGAGATAGCTTTGCCATGTCGAAATCCGTCCCCGTCAACCATATCCGGGTCTGCCTGATGTCGGAACCGGATGACAAGCGCCTGGAGCGGGCATTGACACGTCTGGCCGCCTTGCTGGCGCAACCGACGTCACCGGTTATGGTCACCTGA
- a CDS encoding YbaN family protein, with translation MMQPSKKILLLLIGWFFVAVGAVGIFLPVLPTTPFLLISLWAFSQSSERFHDWLYNHKIFGPPLQDWSKHGVIPPRAKFVAVGTMAVSAILVITFSSTPWYGLVAMLALMGFGAGFVLTRPSKPRPETD, from the coding sequence ATGATGCAACCAAGCAAGAAGATACTCCTCCTTCTCATCGGCTGGTTTTTTGTTGCCGTTGGCGCCGTCGGGATTTTTCTGCCTGTTTTGCCGACGACCCCGTTTTTGCTGATTTCCCTATGGGCTTTCTCGCAAAGCTCCGAGCGATTCCATGACTGGCTTTACAACCACAAGATTTTTGGCCCCCCGCTTCAGGACTGGTCGAAACATGGCGTCATTCCGCCGCGGGCAAAATTTGTTGCTGTTGGCACCATGGCGGTTAGCGCCATATTGGTCATCACCTTTTCCAGCACCCCCTGGTATGGGCTTGTCGCCATGCTCGCCCTGATGGGGTTCGGGGCCGGATTTGTCCTGACCCGTCCCAGCAAACCCCGCCCCGAAACCGACTAG